In Desulfobulbaceae bacterium, a single window of DNA contains:
- a CDS encoding pseudaminic acid biosynthesis-associated methylase, with translation MTVFQTEQETFWAGEFGDHYIGRNPTAKEMGARLALFAKIMARTNGVTSAIEFGANIGNNLKVIAQMFPAMALAAVEINDKAVESLQEWGKAHVHHSSILDFEPPRQYDFSFVSGVLIHINPEMLPRVYDLLFQASSRYLCCIEYYNPSPVEISYRGHSGKLFKRDFAGEILDRFPSLHLIGYGFTYHRDPNFPLDDLTWFLMEKR, from the coding sequence ATGACCGTCTTTCAAACAGAGCAGGAAACTTTCTGGGCCGGAGAGTTCGGCGACCACTACATCGGGCGCAATCCCACCGCCAAAGAGATGGGGGCCCGCCTAGCCCTTTTCGCCAAGATCATGGCACGAACGAACGGGGTTACCTCTGCTATTGAATTCGGGGCCAATATCGGCAACAATCTCAAAGTCATAGCACAGATGTTTCCCGCCATGGCTCTGGCCGCCGTCGAGATCAACGATAAAGCGGTAGAGTCCCTGCAGGAATGGGGCAAGGCCCATGTCCACCACTCCTCAATCCTCGATTTCGAGCCTCCCAGACAGTATGACTTCTCTTTCGTTTCCGGGGTCCTCATCCATATCAACCCGGAGATGCTGCCACGGGTCTATGACCTCCTCTTCCAAGCCAGCAGCCGCTACCTATGCTGCATCGAATACTACAACCCATCACCGGTAGAAATCAGCTATCGCGGGCACAGCGGCAAACTATTCAAACGTGATTTCGCCGGAGAAATCCTGGATCGTTTCCCAAGTTTACATCTGATCGGCTATGGCTTCACTTATCATCGAGACCCTAATTTTCCTCTGGATGACCTCACCTGGTTCCTAATGGAGAAACGATGA
- the pseF gene encoding pseudaminic acid cytidylyltransferase has translation MKVAIIPARGGSKRIPGKNIKPFAGKPIIAYSIEAALTSSLFDRVIVSTDSQEIAAIARVHGAETPFVRPDELADDFTTTADVLLHALNWLTAQQSPPSQICCLYATAPFVQPRYLKQGLDLLLTSKAASVFSVTSYPASIYRALKQEPDGRLAMVWPEYELTRSNDLPETFHDAGQFYWLDAPRFMNEKIIYNHDSRPVILPRFLTQDIDTPEDWVTAEAMHQTLQKLGAI, from the coding sequence ATGAAGGTTGCTATCATTCCCGCCAGAGGGGGCAGTAAACGGATACCCGGCAAAAACATCAAACCGTTCGCAGGCAAGCCCATCATCGCCTACTCCATTGAGGCAGCCCTGACCTCGTCTCTTTTTGATCGAGTGATCGTCTCCACCGATTCTCAAGAAATTGCTGCCATCGCCCGTGTCCATGGCGCAGAAACCCCCTTTGTCAGACCGGATGAGTTAGCCGATGACTTTACTACCACCGCCGATGTCCTCCTGCATGCCCTGAACTGGCTCACCGCCCAGCAATCCCCTCCGTCTCAGATCTGCTGCCTTTACGCCACGGCCCCATTTGTCCAGCCACGTTATCTCAAGCAAGGGCTGGATCTCCTGCTGACAAGCAAAGCCGCCTCGGTATTCTCAGTGACCTCCTATCCAGCCTCCATTTACCGGGCCTTAAAACAAGAACCCGATGGCCGTTTGGCCATGGTCTGGCCGGAATACGAACTGACCCGGTCCAACGACCTGCCAGAGACCTTCCATGATGCTGGACAATTTTACTGGCTCGACGCGCCACGTTTCATGAATGAAAAAATAATTTATAATCACGACTCCCGGCCGGTGATACTGCCTCGCTTTCTGACGCAGGACATCGATACCCCTGAAGACTGGGTAACTGCCGAAGCCATGCATCAAACATTACAAAAACTTGGCGCAATCTAA
- the pseI gene encoding pseudaminic acid synthase, which produces MIPSIAIQGRAIGPGHPVYIIAEMSANHDQNFHQALKIIEAAREAGADAVKLQTYTPDTLTIACNKEPFQIKGTAWQGRNLHDLYLEAFTPWEWQPRLIAAAATMGLHCFSTPFDDSAVDFLETIGVPAHKVASFELVDLPLLRTIAATGRPVLVSTGMATLAEIDEAVTTLRQGGCKEIALLKCTSAYPASPAAMNLRTIPHLAQAFGVVTGLSDHTLGLAVPVTAVALGASIIEKHLTLSRNVSGPDNSFSLEPAEFKAMVSAVREAEQALGTISYSITEQEDSSRAFRRSLFVVRDIKAGEVFTPDNLRSIRPGHGLHPRYLNLTLGRKATLDIDRGTPLDWRYIGEALR; this is translated from the coding sequence ATGATTCCCTCCATCGCGATACAGGGCAGAGCCATCGGCCCTGGCCACCCAGTGTACATTATCGCCGAGATGAGTGCCAATCATGACCAAAACTTCCACCAAGCGCTCAAGATCATAGAAGCAGCAAGGGAGGCAGGGGCGGACGCTGTCAAACTCCAAACCTATACCCCAGACACCCTGACCATCGCCTGCAACAAGGAACCATTTCAGATCAAGGGTACCGCCTGGCAGGGCAGAAATCTCCACGACCTCTACCTGGAGGCGTTCACCCCCTGGGAGTGGCAGCCAAGACTTATCGCTGCCGCTGCCACGATGGGATTGCACTGTTTTTCTACCCCGTTTGACGACAGCGCTGTTGATTTTCTTGAGACCATCGGAGTTCCAGCACACAAGGTCGCATCCTTCGAACTGGTCGACCTGCCACTGCTGCGCACCATTGCCGCCACCGGCAGGCCAGTGCTCGTATCAACCGGCATGGCAACACTTGCCGAAATCGACGAGGCGGTAACCACTTTGCGCCAAGGAGGCTGCAAGGAAATCGCCCTCCTGAAATGCACCAGCGCTTACCCTGCCTCTCCAGCGGCCATGAACCTCCGCACCATCCCCCATCTTGCTCAAGCATTTGGCGTTGTCACCGGCCTTTCCGATCACACGCTAGGCCTTGCCGTCCCGGTAACAGCTGTCGCCCTGGGCGCCTCAATCATTGAAAAGCATCTGACCCTGTCCCGCAACGTCTCCGGCCCTGATAACAGTTTTTCCCTGGAACCCGCCGAATTTAAAGCCATGGTATCGGCAGTGCGCGAGGCCGAGCAAGCTTTGGGCACAATAAGTTATAGCATCACCGAGCAGGAAGATTCCAGCCGAGCATTCCGACGCTCGTTATTCGTGGTGCGGGATATCAAGGCTGGCGAGGTCTTCACCCCAGATAACCTCCGGTCGATCCGCCCTGGGCACGGCCTCCATCCACGGTATCTGAACTTAACCCTGGGGCGCAAGGCAACACTAGATATCGATCGGGGCACCCCACTTGACTGGCGCTATATCGGCGAGGCGCTGAGATGA
- the pseG gene encoding UDP-2,4-diacetamido-2,4,6-trideoxy-beta-L-altropyranose hydrolase, whose protein sequence is MTSQPRLLVFRADADTRTGAGHIMRGLALAQEWQSHGGEVVFVGHISGAPLREWIKSEGFKLFAIDSPYPDLQDLTTFLPWLHERQGTPGWVVLDGYHFDTNYHQALRAAGWPLLIIDDYGNLPAYHADIIVNPNAYADKIHYHTQDQTLILGGARFAMLRKEFKQALDNKNPTANERVSQKKFHILVTMGGSDPDNITQKTIDAIHFMGRSDLAIKIIVGPLNPHRHSLESNLRNATSDAEILAPVTDMATLMRWADLAFSAAGSTCWELAALGVPVVTTILATNQERVATSLATRGVAVNLGWHHAWQVNHAAQILTNLLNDPQKRQSMRNKGQQLIDGQGCKRLTRSLQGYHFSLRRASENDCQLVFHWANDQITRSASFSPKPIPWQEHCRWFADQLADKDLLFYIAITPDKTPMAQARFNLTGHDKATISVSLAPEFRNSGLGTRLIRLTCNQAIKERNIRTIRALVKHDNPASLHAFASAGFHHRGTVEISGQHAVAMDYTLEGAA, encoded by the coding sequence ATGACTAGCCAGCCTCGCCTGCTGGTGTTCCGTGCCGATGCCGACACCAGAACCGGCGCCGGACACATCATGCGAGGTCTGGCACTCGCCCAGGAGTGGCAAAGCCATGGCGGCGAGGTGGTATTCGTGGGACACATCAGCGGCGCACCTCTCCGTGAATGGATCAAGTCAGAAGGCTTTAAACTCTTCGCTATCGACTCCCCCTACCCAGACCTGCAAGATCTGACCACCTTCCTGCCTTGGCTCCACGAGCGTCAAGGCACACCAGGCTGGGTAGTTCTGGATGGCTACCACTTCGACACGAACTATCACCAGGCGCTCCGCGCCGCAGGATGGCCGCTTCTCATCATTGACGACTACGGCAACCTTCCAGCATATCACGCCGATATCATCGTTAACCCCAACGCCTATGCCGATAAGATTCACTACCATACTCAGGATCAGACCTTGATCCTAGGAGGGGCGCGCTTTGCCATGCTACGAAAAGAATTCAAACAGGCCCTCGATAACAAGAATCCCACTGCCAACGAGAGAGTCAGCCAGAAAAAATTTCATATCCTGGTCACCATGGGTGGCTCCGACCCAGACAATATCACACAAAAAACGATTGACGCCATCCACTTCATGGGCAGAAGCGACCTGGCAATCAAGATCATCGTCGGGCCACTGAATCCACATCGTCATTCATTAGAAAGTAACTTACGAAACGCCACCTCCGATGCCGAAATTCTCGCCCCGGTGACGGACATGGCAACTCTCATGCGTTGGGCAGATCTGGCATTCAGCGCAGCCGGATCTACTTGCTGGGAGCTAGCCGCCCTTGGGGTGCCAGTGGTTACAACAATATTAGCCACCAACCAAGAACGGGTGGCAACCTCGCTTGCCACCCGTGGCGTGGCGGTCAACCTTGGCTGGCACCATGCGTGGCAGGTGAATCACGCAGCCCAAATATTAACTAACCTCTTGAACGATCCTCAAAAACGACAATCGATGAGAAACAAAGGACAACAATTAATTGACGGACAGGGATGTAAACGATTGACTCGATCACTGCAAGGGTATCACTTCTCCTTACGCCGGGCCTCCGAGAACGACTGCCAACTCGTTTTTCACTGGGCCAACGATCAAATAACCCGCTCAGCCTCCTTTTCACCAAAACCAATCCCCTGGCAGGAGCATTGCCGCTGGTTTGCAGACCAACTAGCCGATAAAGACCTTCTTTTTTATATCGCTATCACCCCGGACAAAACACCCATGGCCCAAGCCCGCTTCAACTTAACCGGCCACGATAAAGCTACTATTTCAGTCAGCCTGGCCCCTGAATTTCGCAACTCAGGTCTCGGCACCCGCCTGATTCGACTGACCTGCAATCAAGCCATCAAAGAACGAAATATCCGAACAATCCGCGCCTTGGTCAAACACGACAACCCAGCATCGTTACACGCCTTTGCCTCGGCCGGTTTCCATCATCGCGGCACCGTCGAAATCTCCGGACAGCACGCAGTGGCCATGGACTACACCTTGGAGGGGGCCGCATGA